Part of the Kushneria marisflavi genome, ACGTCGTCTGGAACGATCATGGCTGTCTTTACAACGCCATTACCCGCATCGCCTTTCATGCTGAAGACCGGTCGGATTAACCCCGTGGCAAGCGCGATGCCTCAATAACCGCTGACCCGGTTCCGGCTTTCATTGAGGCGCTCGGGAAAGCGGGGCGGAAAGGCCGTCATGTACGCCCGACAGGCTCGCAATACGCGAGCGTCATCAAACCGGGCTCCGACCAGCTGAAGCCCGATCGGCAGTCCGGACGCCGTAAAGCCACAGGGTACGGACGCTGCGGGCTGCTGGGTCAGATTGAACGGGTAGGAAAACGGTGTCCATTCCATCCAGTCACGCATACCGCTGCCGGGCGGCACGTTATGGCCGACCTCGAAGGCCGCGATGGGGACACTGGGGGTGAGGATCAGATCATAGCTGTCCAGAAAGTGATCCATGTGGCGGTTGAGCCGGGTACGTGTGGTCTGGGCGCGCAACAGATCGACGGCCGAGAAAGCGCGTCCCCACTCGGCAATTTCCAAAAGTCCCGGATCAAGCAGTTCCTTTTGCTGCGGTGTCATGTCGGCGAGCTGGGTCGCTGACGCCGTGGCCCAGAGAATCCGGTAGGTTTCCAGCGAGCTTTCCACCTCTGGTTCGATGCGATCGACCTGCGCACCCAGCTTTTCCATTTGATGCGCCGCGCGGCCCACGCAGTGAGAGATTTCATCATCGCGCGCGGCAGTCCCCAGCGCCGGGCAAAAGGCAATTTTCAGACCGTCCAGCCGTCCGGCCTCATCACACTGCTCACCCCAGTTCGCGGGCTGGCCCGGCACCGAGAAGTAGTCGTGACCATGAAAGCGTCCGATCACGTTGAGCATCGCGATGGCATCATCAACGGTGCGAGTGAGCGGGCCGATATGCGATAGCGACGCCATGGTGCTCGGCGGCCACTGCGGCACCCACCCGAACGTCGACTTGAAGCCGAACACGCCGGTAAAGGCGGCAGGAATGCGAATCGAGCCACCGCTGTCTCCCCCCTGGTGCAGCACGCCCATGTTGAGCGCCGCGGCCACGGCAGCACCACCGGAAGAGCCGCCGGGGGTCAGGTCGGTGTTCCAGGGGTTACGGGTAATGCCGGTCACGCGGCTGTCGGTGGTCGCCTTCCAGCCAAACTCGGGCGTGGTGGTCTTGCCCAGCAGCACCGCACCGGCCTCGCGAAGGAACTGGGCCGGCGGACCATCATGATCGCAGAGGCCGCCACCGGTCGTCAGCGAACCATCACGTACCGGCATGCCGGCCACCTCGGAAAGATCCTTCATCGAGGCAGGAATGCCATCAAGGGGACCCAGTGGCTCGCCCTGCTGCCAGCGCGATTCACTGTCACGGGCCGCCTTGAGGGCGCCGTCATGATCGACATGACAGAAGGCATTCACCTCACCATTGAAGCGCTCGATTTGCTCAAGCGCCGCCCGGGTCGCCTCGACCG contains:
- a CDS encoding amidase — encoded protein: MTATSSNTDTSTPLAECDAKTLRALYESGRASPVEATRAALEQIERFNGEVNAFCHVDHDGALKAARDSESRWQQGEPLGPLDGIPASMKDLSEVAGMPVRDGSLTTGGGLCDHDGPPAQFLREAGAVLLGKTTTPEFGWKATTDSRVTGITRNPWNTDLTPGGSSGGAAVAAALNMGVLHQGGDSGGSIRIPAAFTGVFGFKSTFGWVPQWPPSTMASLSHIGPLTRTVDDAIAMLNVIGRFHGHDYFSVPGQPANWGEQCDEAGRLDGLKIAFCPALGTAARDDEISHCVGRAAHQMEKLGAQVDRIEPEVESSLETYRILWATASATQLADMTPQQKELLDPGLLEIAEWGRAFSAVDLLRAQTTRTRLNRHMDHFLDSYDLILTPSVPIAAFEVGHNVPPGSGMRDWMEWTPFSYPFNLTQQPAASVPCGFTASGLPIGLQLVGARFDDARVLRACRAYMTAFPPRFPERLNESRNRVSGY